A window of Micromonospora eburnea genomic DNA:
TGCCCAGGCAGTTGCGACAGGCCCGCAGTGGCTTCGTCCCGTTCAGGAACTCCGCGAGCGAGGAGACGAAGCCGGGTCCGCCCTGGATCTCGATCCCGTCGACCGTACGGTCCCAGGAGACGTCCGCCAGTTGCTCGGCCAGCACCACGCTCTGGGGGCATCGGTACAGCCAGCCGTCGTGCAGGGTGTGCGACAACCACACGTGGGCCAGCTTGCAGGTGTCGAAGATGTCCCGGACGAGCCCATCATCGTCCGTGCCGCGCTCGGAGTAGGCGACACGGAAGTGGGTGTAATGGTTGATCAGCAGGTCCACGCCGTGCTGCCGTGCCCGCTCCCGGAAGACGCCGAGTTGTTCCTCGCTCAGCGGGCGACTCGGGTAGATCGACATCTCCACGGTGTCGACCGCCTCCCAGAACTCCTCCGGCGCACGGTGCAGCAGCGTCCCGTTGGTGCACACCAGCACCGAGTCGGAGACGCCGCTGGATCGGACCGCCTCGATCACCCCGAGCAGGTCGGGGTGGAGGAGCGGCTCCCCGCCGAGAAGCTTCACGTACGAGGCGTGGTAGCTCTCGGCGAGGAGACGCAGGTCCGCGCGCAGGCGCGCCGGGTCGATGTTCTGCCTTCGGTACAGAGGCGCGAGATGACTGCACGAGGTGCACCGCATGTTGCAGTGGAAGGTCACGTTGACCTCCAGGCCCTCGGGATTGATCACCCGGCCGTCCTTGACCTCGAGGGTCATGACCGACTGCCCCCGGCGTCGGTACGCAGGTGGTCCAGGTTCTCCGTCACCTTGGCCACCGCCTCGGCGATCGCGCGCACGTCGTCCTCGGTGCCGAGCAGCGCGTGGTGCAGGAACGCGACGCAGCTGTGGTAGGCGGCGGTGGCGGCCGGCAGGTCGAACCGGCTCGGCAGGAACAGCCGCCGTTCCTCCTCGGCACGCGGCAGACGCGGCGACTTCAGCGGCACGTAGAGCGGGTTCGCGTTCAGTGGCGTGTCGAGCGTCTCGAAGAAGACGTTCAACTCGGCGGTGAGCGCGTCCACCACCCGGGTCACCGGGAAGGGGCCCAGCACCTCCGGGTTCAGCCTGATCACGAAGTCGTAGTAGGTGCGTGCCGTCAGACCCTCAGGCACCGGCAGGGTGGCGACACCGGGGATCTCGGCGAGCAGCTTCTCCAGCAGCGCCCCGTTGCGGGCACGCAACCGCTGCTGCTCGTCGAAGAGCTCCAGCTGGCTGAGCGCGACGGCCGCGTGGAACTCGGACATCGAGTAGTTGTGGCCCTCGACCGCGCCGACCTCCTCGATGTCGAGCTGGCCGACCACGGGATTGGCGGTGTATCGCCGGCCGTTGGCCCGGAACTGCTGGAGGTGGTCGTAGAGCTGAGCGTCGGAGGTGATGGTGATGCCGCCCTCGCCGCTGGTGATGACCTTGGTCTGCTGGAGGCTGAACACACCGATGGTGCCGAAGGTGCCGACCTTCCGGCCGCGCCACTCGGCGCCGTGTGCCTGGGAGCAGTCCTCGATCAGGGGGATGCCGGTCTCCTCGGAGAGCTTGAGGAACCCGTCCACGTCCGCAGCCGAGCAGTAGGCGTGGACGACGAGGATCGCCCGGGTCCGTTCGGTGATCGCGGACCGGGCCGCCTCCACGGAAATGCTGAGGGTGTCCGGGTCCACGTCCACCAGGATCGGCACCGCGCCGAGGCTGGCTGCCGCCGAAGCGCACGCCACCCAGGTCAGGCCGGGGACGATGACCTCGGTGCCGGGGCCGATGCCGAGGGCCTCCATCGCGATGGTGAGCCCGGACGAGCCGTTGGTGCAGGGCACCGCGTACGGGACGCCGTGGTAGTCCGCGAAGGCGCGGGCGAACCGCTGTTCGAAGGGGGGCGTACCCGTGTAGGCGCCGCTGACCGCCCAGCGGCCCGACGTCGCAGCCTCCTGGAGCATGCGCAGCGTCGACTCCGTCGCCTGCGGCCACGTGGGCCAGGAGGTGTCATGAACCGGGGTGCCACCGAAGAGCGCGAGGGGTGAGGTACCGACGATCGTCATGAATTTCCTTCCACGAGTTGTTCAGAGGCGACGGAGCTGAGCGCGGCGGTCCTCCACCGTGCGCAGCAACTCGGCGGCACGATCCGGCTCACGCAGGAATGCCTGGATCGCGGCCATGCCTACCTCGGCGAGTTCCCAAGGGGTGTCGAGGTCGTAGAACTGCGATACGG
This region includes:
- a CDS encoding radical SAM protein, encoding MTLEVKDGRVINPEGLEVNVTFHCNMRCTSCSHLAPLYRRQNIDPARLRADLRLLAESYHASYVKLLGGEPLLHPDLLGVIEAVRSSGVSDSVLVCTNGTLLHRAPEEFWEAVDTVEMSIYPSRPLSEEQLGVFRERARQHGVDLLINHYTHFRVAYSERGTDDDGLVRDIFDTCKLAHVWLSHTLHDGWLYRCPQSVVLAEQLADVSWDRTVDGIEIQGGPGFVSSLAEFLNGTKPLRACRNCLGSVGRIHPHAEVPRRSWRQTLPTEDVLDREFLALAREDITIDDGCVVEEEHVAWAAADE
- a CDS encoding DegT/DnrJ/EryC1/StrS family aminotransferase, which gives rise to MTIVGTSPLALFGGTPVHDTSWPTWPQATESTLRMLQEAATSGRWAVSGAYTGTPPFEQRFARAFADYHGVPYAVPCTNGSSGLTIAMEALGIGPGTEVIVPGLTWVACASAAASLGAVPILVDVDPDTLSISVEAARSAITERTRAILVVHAYCSAADVDGFLKLSEETGIPLIEDCSQAHGAEWRGRKVGTFGTIGVFSLQQTKVITSGEGGITITSDAQLYDHLQQFRANGRRYTANPVVGQLDIEEVGAVEGHNYSMSEFHAAVALSQLELFDEQQRLRARNGALLEKLLAEIPGVATLPVPEGLTARTYYDFVIRLNPEVLGPFPVTRVVDALTAELNVFFETLDTPLNANPLYVPLKSPRLPRAEEERRLFLPSRFDLPAATAAYHSCVAFLHHALLGTEDDVRAIAEAVAKVTENLDHLRTDAGGSRS